Proteins from one Scylla paramamosain isolate STU-SP2022 chromosome 3, ASM3559412v1, whole genome shotgun sequence genomic window:
- the LOC135096447 gene encoding uncharacterized protein LOC135096447 has product MDFPRKHKCIDDTLLYDASIEEAFWHTFDFLELCARKGITLKPEKFQFCRREAEFVGFHLDWVTYRPADERLAAIRKFSMPEQPCITDVRSWYGFVNQLAPFLATAPIMEPFRDLLKKPTGKKVYWDEQLRQKLEQAKDTICLLAKDGLTYYDRTRPTAVMTDWSKEGLGFVILQQHCRCSAVDAPFCCKTGWRLALCGSRHLTAAEAGYAPVEGEALAVAWCLRKARLFLLGCPNLMLVTDHRPLVKLLGDRALTDIVNPRLFRLKERTLQYRFTVRYLPGKRNCAADFLSRYPALKASPDGHDEEQVEELAGAMAAATIAALTFNECLTLDEEVVLRASQQDPAYQLLVAKVLAGDWHPHRAQEIECLRHFYSVRDRLSVSRGLVTYTYDQGHESQVYWPGLEGDLQHHRASCDTCNAHAPSQPPETLILTPPPEYPFQQTVVDVIQLDGCSYLAYADRLTGWLEVAQLPSGATSSKIMNQLRLYFARWGAPEQVSTDGGTNLVSEEMTGFFKRWGVTVRLSSAHYPQSSGRAEAAVKSAKRMLRGNIGTNGSLNSDKVSLALLQYLNTPLRDIDKSPAQLATGRQLRDGVPAISLNYRIDEHWGRTLRERERQMARQHSKMKDHANGCSRSNIAPGSRVLVQNQANKTWDRAGIVVEARGNRQYLVKLDGSGRLSLRTRLHLKPLAQPNPAPPPKPQEPPPEPSPNRPRRRVARPGWLDDYVE; this is encoded by the exons ATGGATTTTCCCCGGAAGCATAAGTGCATCGATGACACTCTGCTCTATGATGCCAGCATTGAGGAGGCCTTCTGGCACACCTTTGACTTCCTTGAGCTGTGCGCCAGGAAGGGCATCACTCTGAAGCCAGAGAAGTTTCAGTTCTGTCGTCGTGAGGCAGAGTTCGTTGGCTTCCATCTCGACTGGGTCACCTACAGGCCTGCAGATGAACGCCTGGCTGCCATACGGAAGTTCTCCATGCCTGAACAGCCCTGCATCACTGATGTGAGGTCTTGGTATGGATTCGTGAATCAACTGGCACCCTTCCTTGCAACAGCCCCCATCATGGAGCCCTTCCGGGACCTACTTAAGAAGCCTACTGGCAAGAAAGTGTACTGGGACGAGCAGCTGCGGCAGAAGCTCGAACAGGCAAAGGACACGATATGTCTGCTGGCTAAGGACGGACTGACTTACTACGACCGTACCCGGCCCACTGCTGTGATGACTGACTGGAGCAAGGAGGGGCTAGGCTTCGTCATCCTCCAGCAACACTGCCGTTGTTCAGCTGTGGACGCACCATTCTGCTGTAAGACTGGCTGGCGCCTGGCGCTGTGTGGCAGCCGTCACCTAACAGCTGCTGAGGCAGGTTACGCTCCAGTGGAAGGTGAGGCGCTCGCCGTGGCTTGGTGTCTCCGTAAGGCTCGCCTGTTCTTGTTGGGCTGCCCTAACTTGATGCTGGTGACGGACCACCGCCCCCTGGTCAAGCTTCTGGGTGATCGAGCGCTCACGGACATAGTGAACCCGCGGCTGTTCCGCCTGAAGGAGAGGACACTCCAGTACCGCTTCACTGTCCGTTACCTGCCCGGTAAAAGAAACTGTGCAGCCGACTTCCTCTCAAGATACCCCGCACTCAAAGCGTCACCCGATGGACACGACGAAGAGCAGGTGGAGGAACTGGCAGGAGCGATGGCTGCAGCCACCATAGCAGCACTCACCTTTAATGAGTGTCTCACCCTGGATGAGGAAGTGGTTCTTCGAGCATCACAGCAGGACCCGGCATACCAGCTCTTGGTGGCTAAGGTGCTGGCAGGTGACTGGCATCCCCACAGAGCGCAGGAGATTGAATGCTTGCGGCATTTCTACAGCGTCAGGGACAGATTGTCGGTGTCACGTGGCTTAGTGACCTACACATATGACCAGGGTCAT GAGAGCCAGGTGTACTGGCCAGGCTTAGAAGGAGACTTGCAACATCACCGGGCCTCCTGCGACACCTGCAACGCTCACGCACCATCGCAGCCACCTGAGACACTGATCCTCACGCCACCCCCTGAGTATCCATTCCAGCAGACAGTAGTGGACGTCATTCAGCTAGATGGGTGCTCATACTTAGCTTATGCTGACaggctaactggctggctggaggtGGCGCAGCTGCCCAGTGGTGCAACCTCGAGCAAGATTATGAACCAGCTGAGGCTCTACTTTGCGAGGTGGGGCGCACCAGAACAAGTGTCGACGGATGGCGGAACTAATTTGGTGAGTGAAGAGATGACGGGATTCTTCAAGAGATGGGGCGTCACTGTGCGTCTCTCTTCCGCTCACTACCCTCAGAGCAGCGGGCGTGCAGAAGCTGCAGTAAAATCTGCGAAGAGAATGCTGCGGGGCAACATAGGAACGAACGGGAGCCTCAACAGTGACAAGGTTTCTCTCGCCCTGCTGCAGTACCTGAACACGCCCCTCCGTGATATTGATAAGTCTCCGGCTCAGCTGGCAACGGGTCGTCAGCTACGGGATGGTGTCCCCGCTATCTCGCTAAACTACAGGATTGACGAACATTGGGGACGGACACTCCGTGAACGAGAGCGGCAGATGGCCAGACAACACAGCAAGATGAAGGATCACGCAAATGGGTGCAGCCGCTCCAACATCGCCCCTGGAAGCAGGGTCTTGGTGCAGAATCAGGCTAACAAGACCTGGGACAGGGCAGGTATTGTTGTGGAGGCAAGAGGCAACAGGCAGTACCTAGTGAAGCTCGACGGAAGTGGCAGGCTCTCTCTCCGCACGCGCCTGCACCTGAAACCGCTCGCCCAGCCCAACCCAGCACCACCTCCAAAGCCACAGGAGCCACCACCAGAGCCATCGCCTAACCGCCCCCGCCGCCGGGTAGCCAGGCCTGGATGGCTAGATGACTATGTGGAGTGA